One window from the genome of Streptomyces sp. NBC_01476 encodes:
- a CDS encoding SpcZ, with product MEPGTAAPPPWLDHVADVLFPEAGLRAGWTDRVERELVRHQGQLPMAAVHAWQCAGDPLLTGPEHRAVGALHRRTLTGRPSPEPVWRAALEPALRDLFTRAYPYRDAYAEAAAAAGAYARANGYAEGDARQYGEVYARQNTDTNRLAHVEANTVAGAAALAAAYAAGQPDGYAATFPHARVGAVVTAYADGDPGRARRARERIAAGLLHALAGPVGADGTDGTDGSVSP from the coding sequence ATGGAACCGGGCACCGCCGCTCCGCCACCGTGGCTCGACCACGTCGCCGACGTCCTGTTCCCCGAAGCGGGCCTCCGCGCGGGATGGACGGACCGGGTGGAACGCGAACTCGTGCGCCACCAGGGGCAGTTGCCGATGGCCGCCGTGCACGCCTGGCAGTGCGCGGGCGACCCGCTGCTCACCGGGCCCGAGCACCGCGCGGTCGGGGCCCTGCACCGCCGGACGCTGACAGGACGGCCGAGCCCCGAGCCCGTCTGGCGCGCCGCCCTGGAGCCCGCGCTCCGCGACCTGTTCACCCGCGCCTACCCCTACCGGGACGCGTACGCGGAGGCCGCGGCGGCCGCGGGCGCCTACGCGCGGGCCAACGGCTACGCCGAGGGCGACGCGCGGCAGTACGGCGAGGTCTACGCGCGGCAGAACACCGACACCAACCGCCTCGCCCACGTGGAGGCGAACACGGTCGCGGGCGCCGCGGCGCTGGCCGCCGCGTACGCCGCCGGGCAGCCGGACGGCTACGCGGCGACCTTCCCGCACGCCCGGGTCGGCGCCGTCGTCACCGCGTACGCCGACGGTGATCCCGGACGTGCCCGGCGGGCCCGTGAGCGTATCGCCGCGGGGCTGCTGCACGCCCTGGCCGGCCCTGTCGGAGCCGACGGCACCGACGGCACCGACGGCTCTGTCAGCCCTTGA
- a CDS encoding TauD/TfdA dioxygenase family protein, with the protein MESYELAAVAAVTTRPAAEYRTIGVAPVTPVIGAEVTGVDLAQELPAEQLAEVKAAFLRHHVLVLRDQHISDEDHKRFAAHFGELRPVNPAPPEGDPYILEISTDPAAANVAGNGWHADGTADEEPSLGSMLYISRIPEGNSGGDTLFANMHLAYEMLSPALRTLLDGLTAVHDGGLALKGYTPPADYVIPVSEHPLVVWHPETDRPVLYVNGAYTARIPQLAPDESDALLRFLCEVPARRPMLTCRIRWAPGTLVFWDNRCTQHHALYDYYPLTRYGRRVALNGGPLKG; encoded by the coding sequence ATGGAGAGCTACGAGTTGGCGGCCGTCGCGGCCGTCACCACCCGGCCCGCCGCCGAGTACCGCACGATCGGTGTCGCACCGGTCACCCCCGTCATCGGTGCCGAAGTCACCGGCGTCGACCTCGCCCAGGAGCTTCCGGCGGAGCAACTGGCGGAAGTGAAGGCCGCGTTCCTCCGCCACCACGTACTGGTCCTCCGTGACCAGCACATCTCCGACGAGGACCACAAGCGCTTCGCGGCCCACTTCGGCGAGCTGCGCCCGGTCAACCCGGCGCCGCCCGAGGGAGATCCGTACATCCTGGAGATCAGCACCGACCCCGCCGCCGCGAACGTCGCCGGCAACGGCTGGCACGCCGACGGCACGGCCGACGAGGAGCCGTCGCTCGGCTCGATGCTGTACATCTCGCGCATCCCGGAGGGCAACAGCGGCGGCGACACACTGTTCGCCAACATGCACCTGGCGTACGAGATGCTGTCACCGGCGCTGCGGACCCTGCTGGACGGGCTGACAGCGGTGCACGACGGCGGCCTGGCGCTCAAGGGATACACCCCGCCGGCCGACTATGTGATCCCGGTGAGCGAACACCCGCTGGTGGTATGGCATCCCGAGACCGACCGGCCGGTGCTGTACGTCAACGGCGCCTACACCGCCCGGATCCCGCAACTGGCACCGGACGAGAGCGACGCACTGCTGCGCTTCCTGTGCGAGGTGCCCGCCCGCCGCCCGATGCTGACCTGCCGCATCCGGTGGGCGCCGGGCACCCTGGTGTTCTGGGACAACCGCTGCACCCAGCACCACGCGCTGTACGACTACTACCCGCTCACCCGCTACGGGCGCCGGGTCGCGCTCAACGGCGGTCCGCTCAAGGGCTGA